In Aegilops tauschii subsp. strangulata cultivar AL8/78 chromosome 3, Aet v6.0, whole genome shotgun sequence, one genomic interval encodes:
- the LOC109746597 gene encoding E3 ubiquitin-protein ligase ATL41 yields MSMPVSMSGKASDPGSAWFGGGSRSPQPGPTHNVRLIAMAVAAFVSVLGLSLLLHLYICRVRRRNRRQAEAAAAALEAGSAAPKPAKVGLDPSAIAALPTAAYKETDKPGSGASECTICLSAMQEGEAVRVLPACAHVFHVPCVDTWLASSSSCPVCRALVEPPPSPAAPAWVQEKQGLEKECAASGSSAPPCGLGASLMRMLSRERPLTRRPTQGDHAHPMEMHVEDLESQQPQLQHSVDSN; encoded by the coding sequence ATGTCGATGCCGGTGTCCATGTCCGGGAAGGCGAGCGACCCGGGCTCCGCGTGGTTCGGCGGCGGCAGCAGGAGCCCGCAACCGGGGCCGACGCACAACGTGCGGCTCATCGCCATGGCTGTCGCCGCGTTCGTCTCCGTGCTCGGCCTCTCCCTGCTCCTGCACCTCTACATCTGCCGCGTCCGCCGCCGGAACCGCAGGCAAGCGGAGGCGGCCGCGGCCGCGCTGGAGGCCGGCTCGGCGGCCCCCAAGCCGGCCAAGGTCGGGCTGGATCCGTCGGCCATCGCGGCGCTGCCGACCGCGGCGTACAAGGAGACGGACAAGCCGGGCAGCGGCGCAAGCGAGTGCACCATCTGCCTCAGCGCCATGCAGGAGGGCGAGGCGGTGCGCGTGCTGCCGGCCTGCGCGCACGTGTTCCACGTCCCCTGCGTCGACACGTGGCTCGCGTCCAGCTCGTCGTGTCCGGTCTGCCGCGCCCtggtggagccgccgccgtcgccggccgCACCAGCGTGGGTGCAGGAGAAGCAGGGCCTGGAGAAGGAGTGTGCTGCAAGTGGGAGCTCGGCGCCGCCATGTGGGCTCGGCGCGTCGCTGATGAGGATGCTGAGCAGGGAGAGGCCGCTGACGCGGAGGCCGACGCAGGGTGACCACGCGCACCCGATGGAAATGCATGTCGAGGACTTGGAAAGCCAGCAGCCCCAGCTGCAACACTCTGTAGATAGCAATTAG